One segment of Methylotenera versatilis 79 DNA contains the following:
- a CDS encoding 5-(carboxyamino)imidazole ribonucleotide synthase — protein sequence MTKRQTLPNQVSLDKESLAQIISPPAMLGMLGGGQLGRFFVIAAHEMGYKVTVLDPDKNSPAGKIADVHLCATYNDTTALKIMAETCAAVTTEFENVPAATLEKLAESTIVRPNAQCVAIAQNRVLEKNFIKQAGLPVAPFAVINNAADLPDDGSELYPAILKVARFGYDGKGQSRVKNQAEAQHAFKEFKQEVCVLEQMLPLDLEVSVVLTRDAQGNIAAFPTVENSHLNGILDISIAPARCSEVIKANAQELAKKLANELDYAGVLGVEFFVVGNQLLVNEIAPRPHNSGHYTLDACITNQFEQQVRVMTGLALGSASLHSNAVMVNILGDSWVNAIEPAWDKALAHNNLKLHLYGKEQPRKARKMGHFTVIGQDKQAVLNAALIARSELNVG from the coding sequence ATGACCAAAAGGCAAACGCTACCAAACCAAGTCAGTTTAGATAAAGAAAGTCTAGCTCAAATTATTAGCCCACCAGCCATGTTAGGTATGCTTGGCGGTGGACAATTGGGCCGTTTTTTTGTGATTGCCGCACATGAAATGGGTTACAAAGTAACAGTACTTGACCCAGATAAAAATAGCCCAGCAGGAAAAATAGCAGATGTGCATTTGTGTGCGACTTACAATGACACTACTGCGCTTAAAATAATGGCAGAAACTTGTGCCGCCGTGACAACCGAATTTGAAAATGTGCCAGCCGCTACATTAGAAAAATTAGCTGAATCAACGATTGTGCGCCCGAACGCGCAATGTGTGGCAATCGCACAAAATCGTGTATTAGAAAAAAACTTCATTAAACAAGCGGGTTTGCCAGTTGCGCCATTTGCCGTCATTAATAATGCGGCTGATTTGCCTGACGATGGTAGTGAGTTGTATCCTGCGATTTTGAAAGTGGCGCGTTTTGGTTACGATGGCAAAGGTCAATCTCGTGTAAAAAATCAGGCTGAAGCGCAACATGCTTTTAAAGAGTTTAAGCAAGAAGTTTGCGTGTTAGAGCAAATGCTACCGTTGGATTTAGAGGTCTCCGTTGTCTTGACGCGTGACGCGCAAGGTAATATTGCCGCTTTTCCTACGGTTGAAAATTCACACCTTAATGGTATTTTAGACATCAGTATTGCACCGGCTAGATGTTCCGAAGTGATTAAAGCTAACGCGCAGGAGCTGGCAAAAAAATTAGCGAACGAGTTAGATTACGCTGGCGTATTGGGCGTTGAATTTTTTGTAGTTGGTAATCAATTGTTAGTGAATGAAATTGCACCGCGGCCACATAACTCTGGCCACTACACTCTCGATGCCTGTATCACCAATCAGTTTGAGCAGCAAGTACGTGTGATGACTGGCTTGGCATTGGGAAGTGCAAGTTTGCATAGCAATGCGGTGATGGTGAATATTTTGGGGGATAGCTGGGTAAATGCAATTGAGCCAGCTTGGGATAAAGCTTTAGCTCACAATAATCTAAAGTTACATCTATATGGCAAAGAGCAGCCGCGTAAAGCAAGGAAAATGGGTCATTTCACAGTGATTGGGCAAGACAAACAAGCAGTTTTAAATGCCGCGTTGATTGCGCGCAGTGAATTAAATGTCGGGTGA
- a CDS encoding polyprenyl synthetase family protein codes for MQAVDSVIRRSLHSEVTLINTIGEHIINGGGKRLRPSLVLLSAGIFGPIQSHHHELAAIVEFIHTATLLHDDVVDESAMRRGKSTANHLFGNAASVLVGDFLYSRAFQMMVQLKNMRVMEILSEATNVIAEGEVLQLLNIHNADISESQYIKVIHYKTAKLFEAAMRLGAVINNASREDEDALALYGMKLGTAFQLVDDVLDLSGDVAKIGKNLGDDLSEGKPTLPLLYAMHKSAPEDASVVRKAIQLGGLENLNAVLAAVKTTNASEYVLNLAKSESEDGCAAIAHLPDSVYKKALINLATFAVNRSY; via the coding sequence ATGCAAGCCGTCGACTCAGTCATTCGTCGCTCACTTCACTCCGAAGTGACCTTAATTAACACCATTGGTGAACACATTATTAATGGCGGCGGCAAACGATTGCGCCCATCACTGGTATTATTATCAGCTGGCATTTTTGGCCCGATTCAATCGCACCATCATGAGCTTGCCGCTATCGTAGAATTTATTCACACCGCTACATTGCTACATGATGACGTGGTAGATGAATCCGCCATGCGCCGCGGCAAGAGTACTGCAAATCACCTGTTTGGCAACGCGGCGAGTGTATTAGTCGGTGACTTTTTATATTCACGCGCATTCCAAATGATGGTGCAATTAAAAAACATGCGCGTGATGGAAATTTTGTCTGAAGCAACTAATGTCATTGCTGAAGGTGAAGTGCTGCAATTATTGAATATTCATAATGCAGATATTAGCGAATCACAATATATAAAAGTGATTCACTATAAAACAGCCAAATTGTTTGAAGCTGCCATGCGCTTGGGCGCAGTTATTAATAATGCCAGCCGCGAAGATGAGGATGCACTAGCGCTGTATGGCATGAAACTTGGTACTGCTTTTCAGTTAGTCGATGATGTGCTCGATTTAAGTGGTGACGTGGCAAAAATTGGTAAAAACTTAGGCGACGATTTAAGTGAAGGCAAACCTACCTTACCTTTGTTATATGCCATGCATAAAAGCGCACCTGAAGATGCTAGCGTTGTGCGCAAAGCCATTCAATTGGGTGGTTTAGAAAATTTGAATGCGGTACTTGCCGCTGTGAAAACGACGAACGCTAGTGAATATGTATTAAATTTAGCAAAATCAGAATCCGAAGATGGCTGTGCTGCAATTGCGCATCTGCCAGATTCTGTTTATAAAAAAGCCTTAATAAATTTAGCGACTTTTGCGGTTAACCGCTCTTATTAG
- a CDS encoding bifunctional riboflavin kinase/FAD synthetase: MQVFRHIPATLQPPLALAIGNFDGMHLGHRALLARLIEVAKAKNLTPAVMTFEPHPREFFTPLNAPSRLCNLREKLEHFIAAGVEKTFICAFNQRFSVISAQVFMDEVLSKKLQVNTILVGEDFRFGAKRTGTIADLKASQFDLIDFAPINFANERISSTRVRDALSYGNLQLASELLGRHYSISGKVVHGAKRGRELGFPTANIHIKHERPALTGVYAVKLDGLNAVANLGVRPTITGVPKLSLEVHILDFNQDLYGRHVHVEFLHKIRDEMKFSGLDALKAQIAQDVIAAREFFSGVIFS; encoded by the coding sequence ATGCAAGTATTTAGACATATTCCTGCAACGCTACAGCCGCCGCTAGCATTGGCGATTGGCAATTTTGATGGCATGCATTTAGGGCATAGAGCTTTGTTAGCGCGCTTGATTGAAGTCGCAAAGGCCAAAAACTTGACGCCCGCTGTGATGACGTTTGAACCGCATCCGCGTGAGTTTTTTACACCATTGAATGCACCAAGCCGACTATGTAACTTACGTGAAAAGCTGGAGCATTTTATCGCTGCTGGCGTAGAAAAAACATTTATATGTGCGTTCAATCAGCGCTTTTCAGTGATTAGTGCACAAGTTTTTATGGATGAAGTATTAAGCAAAAAATTGCAAGTTAACACCATTTTGGTGGGTGAAGATTTTAGGTTTGGTGCCAAACGCACTGGCACGATTGCCGATTTAAAAGCCAGTCAATTTGACTTAATCGATTTCGCCCCCATCAACTTTGCTAATGAGCGCATATCTAGCACACGTGTGCGCGATGCTTTGTCTTATGGCAATTTACAGCTCGCTTCAGAGTTGCTTGGCCGTCATTACAGTATCAGCGGTAAAGTGGTGCACGGCGCTAAACGAGGCAGAGAGCTTGGTTTTCCTACAGCGAATATTCATATCAAGCATGAGCGGCCTGCCTTAACGGGTGTATATGCAGTAAAATTGGACGGTTTGAATGCCGTTGCAAATTTAGGTGTACGTCCAACGATTACAGGTGTGCCAAAGTTATCATTAGAAGTGCATATTCTTGATTTTAATCAGGATTTATACGGTAGACATGTACATGTAGAGTTTCTGCACAAAATACGCGATGAAATGAAATTTAGCGGATTAGACGCATTAAAAGCGCAAATTGCACAAGACGTGATTGCAGCAAGAGAATTTTTTAGTGGCGTCATTTTCTCTTAA
- the coaE gene encoding dephospho-CoA kinase (Dephospho-CoA kinase (CoaE) performs the final step in coenzyme A biosynthesis.) gives MMYVVALTGGIGSGKSEAAKIFAEFGVSVTDVDSISHQLTSANQPLVDVLAANFGHQYIMPDGALNRKAMRDLVFTDQNALEKLNAILHPAIYDQAIKQLQQNANAPNQTLPYQILVVPLLFESPRYSPHINRILVIDCDEKIQIERVKNRSNLPESQIMQIIKAQTSRKQRLKLANDVIENNENIEKLREKIMLTHKKYINTCILSKTIS, from the coding sequence ATGATGTATGTTGTTGCATTAACAGGTGGCATTGGTAGCGGCAAATCAGAAGCCGCAAAGATATTTGCTGAATTTGGCGTGTCAGTCACTGATGTAGACAGCATCTCACACCAATTGACTTCTGCAAACCAACCTTTAGTAGATGTTTTGGCTGCTAATTTTGGCCATCAATACATCATGCCAGATGGCGCACTGAACCGCAAAGCCATGCGTGATCTGGTATTTACAGATCAAAACGCATTAGAAAAATTGAATGCGATATTGCATCCTGCTATTTACGACCAAGCAATCAAGCAATTACAGCAAAATGCCAATGCGCCGAATCAAACATTACCGTATCAAATTTTAGTAGTGCCACTTTTATTTGAAAGCCCGCGTTATTCACCGCACATCAATCGCATTTTAGTCATCGATTGTGATGAAAAAATACAGATTGAGCGCGTTAAAAACCGTAGCAACTTACCAGAATCACAAATTATGCAAATAATAAAAGCGCAAACATCTCGCAAACAACGCTTAAAATTGGCAAATGATGTGATTGAAAATAACGAAAATATCGAAAAATTGCGCGAAAAAATAATGCTCACTCATAAAAAATACATTAATACTTGCATACTTAGCAAAACAATCTCATAA
- the rplU gene encoding 50S ribosomal protein L21, producing MYAVIKTGGKQYKVIAGERIKVEKIVGDVGATVVIDKVLMISDAANTTIGAPLIAGATVSATVLSHGRADKVMIFKFRRRKHYRKTQGHRQSFTEIQIGEILAAGASAPKAAKAKAPKAAE from the coding sequence ATGTACGCAGTAATTAAAACAGGTGGCAAACAATACAAAGTAATTGCCGGTGAGAGAATTAAAGTAGAAAAAATCGTTGGTGATGTTGGTGCTACAGTGGTTATTGACAAAGTGTTAATGATTTCTGACGCAGCAAACACAACGATTGGCGCACCTTTGATTGCTGGTGCAACTGTGAGCGCAACTGTGCTTTCACATGGCCGTGCAGATAAAGTGATGATTTTCAAATTTCGTCGCCGTAAACATTATCGTAAAACACAAGGCCATCGCCAAAGTTTTACAGAGATTCAAATTGGTGAAATTTTAGCGGCTGGCGCATCTGCTCCAAAAGCAGCAAAAGCCAAAGCGCCTAAAGCGGCAGAATAA
- the rpsT gene encoding 30S ribosomal protein S20 → MANTAQARKRARQSVKVNAHNSALRSTLRTAIKKVLKAVESGDKAAAMVSYQENVSVIDRIADKKIIHKNKAARHKSRLTAAIKALSGDAPATLAKKAAPKAKAAPKAKAAAKTATAKPKTAAKPAKTKAAE, encoded by the coding sequence ATGGCAAATACCGCACAAGCACGCAAACGCGCGCGTCAATCCGTAAAAGTAAACGCGCACAACTCTGCACTGCGCTCAACGCTACGTACTGCAATTAAAAAAGTACTTAAAGCGGTAGAGTCTGGCGACAAAGCTGCTGCGATGGTTAGTTATCAAGAAAACGTGAGCGTGATTGACCGCATCGCGGATAAAAAAATTATTCATAAAAACAAAGCTGCGCGTCATAAAAGTCGCCTAACTGCAGCGATTAAAGCATTATCTGGTGACGCACCTGCAACGCTGGCAAAAAAAGCCGCGCCAAAAGCAAAAGCAGCACCTAAGGCTAAAGCAGCTGCAAAAACGGCGACTGCAAAACCAAAAACTGCAGCTAAACCTGCAAAAACTAAAGCTGCTGAATAA
- the rpmA gene encoding 50S ribosomal protein L27, with the protein MAHKKAGGSSRNGRDSHSQRLGVKAFGETVVSAGSIIVRQRGTKMHAGENVGMGKDHTLFAKIEGKVTFAIKGALKRHTVSIVAV; encoded by the coding sequence ATGGCACACAAAAAAGCAGGCGGTAGTTCACGTAACGGTCGCGATTCACACTCACAACGTTTAGGTGTTAAAGCATTTGGTGAAACAGTTGTTTCAGCAGGTAGCATCATCGTGCGTCAACGTGGTACTAAAATGCACGCTGGCGAAAACGTTGGTATGGGTAAAGATCATACGCTATTTGCAAAAATTGAAGGCAAAGTTACTTTTGCAATTAAAGGCGCGTTAAAACGCCACACTGTAAGCATTGTTGCAGTTTAA
- the purE gene encoding 5-(carboxyamino)imidazole ribonucleotide mutase — translation MNKPLVAIVMGSDSDWPVMKNAAQMLADFGVPYEAKVVSAHRTPDLMFEFAENAHKQGYQIIIAGAGGAAHLPGMVAAKTTLPVLGVPVPSKHLQGQDSLLSIVQMPKGIPVATFAIGDAGAANAGLFAISILANHDATLAKKLAEFRVKQSDKVHAMELSEKP, via the coding sequence ATGAATAAACCTTTAGTCGCCATTGTGATGGGTTCCGACAGCGATTGGCCTGTGATGAAAAATGCCGCACAAATGCTAGCAGATTTTGGTGTGCCTTATGAAGCGAAAGTGGTTTCTGCACATCGCACACCAGATTTAATGTTTGAATTCGCAGAAAATGCACACAAACAAGGTTACCAAATTATTATCGCCGGTGCAGGTGGCGCGGCGCATTTGCCTGGTATGGTTGCCGCTAAAACCACATTGCCGGTGTTGGGCGTGCCGGTGCCAAGTAAACATTTGCAAGGTCAAGATTCTTTACTTTCTATCGTGCAGATGCCAAAAGGCATACCAGTTGCCACCTTTGCGATTGGCGATGCTGGTGCAGCAAATGCGGGCTTGTTTGCCATCTCTATTTTGGCGAATCATGATGCGACATTAGCGAAAAAATTGGCGGAATTTAGGGTAAAACAAAGCGATAAAGTGCATGCCATGGAGTTGAGTGAGAAACCATGA
- the murJ gene encoding murein biosynthesis integral membrane protein MurJ: MNLLKALAKVGSMTFVSRILGFVRDTLIARVFGAGMLTDAFIVAFKIPNLLRRVSAEGAFSQAFVPILAEYKSQRTFDETHNLINRVATWLGVILVGVTLLGMLAAPWIVALIAPGFQAEPDKMQLTVELLRITFPYIFFISLVSMAGGVLNTYNRFGIPAFTPVWLNVAMIAAVLFFADHFAEPIKVLAWAVFVGGFLQLIFQIPFLKQIGLLPKFDFKRDDEGVWRILKLMGPAVLGVSVAQISLIINTIFASFLATGSVSWLYYADRLMEFPTGVLGVALGTILLPSLSKAYAGSDDREYSQLLDWGLRLTFILAAPAAVALAVLATPLVATLFHYGKFTAIDVAMTQQALIAYSIGLLGLILVKILAPGFYARQNIKTPVKIAIFTLVTTQLMNLAFIFGLHLNHAALALAIGLGACINAGLLFYHLRKSQVYKPQAGWLFFLIKLFCALGVMAVVLYFAMGDASDWLHFGLMKRLLYISGLIALGGLSYFATLFLLGFRPRDYMRRVKH; this comes from the coding sequence ATGAATTTACTCAAAGCCTTAGCCAAAGTTGGCAGCATGACGTTTGTTTCGCGCATATTGGGTTTTGTGCGCGATACGCTTATTGCACGAGTGTTTGGCGCAGGCATGTTGACCGATGCGTTTATCGTTGCGTTCAAGATTCCCAATCTATTACGTCGCGTATCAGCAGAAGGTGCGTTCAGCCAGGCTTTTGTGCCGATTTTGGCGGAGTATAAAAGCCAGCGAACATTTGATGAAACGCACAATTTAATTAACCGCGTAGCGACTTGGCTAGGAGTTATTTTGGTCGGCGTCACTCTGCTAGGTATGTTGGCTGCGCCTTGGATCGTCGCGTTGATCGCGCCTGGTTTCCAAGCCGAACCAGACAAAATGCAATTGACGGTTGAGTTATTGCGCATCACTTTCCCATATATTTTCTTTATCTCGCTGGTTTCGATGGCGGGCGGCGTACTCAATACCTATAATCGTTTTGGCATTCCAGCATTCACGCCAGTTTGGTTGAATGTTGCTATGATTGCTGCGGTATTGTTCTTTGCCGATCATTTCGCAGAGCCAATAAAAGTACTGGCTTGGGCGGTATTTGTTGGTGGTTTTTTGCAGTTAATCTTTCAAATCCCCTTTTTAAAGCAAATCGGCTTGCTGCCCAAATTTGATTTTAAGCGCGATGACGAAGGCGTTTGGCGCATATTGAAACTGATGGGTCCTGCGGTTTTGGGTGTTTCAGTCGCACAAATTTCGCTGATTATTAACACTATTTTTGCTTCATTTTTAGCAACAGGTTCGGTGAGTTGGTTATATTACGCAGACCGTTTAATGGAGTTTCCAACCGGCGTATTGGGCGTTGCATTGGGTACGATATTGTTACCTAGTTTATCTAAAGCCTATGCAGGAAGCGATGATAGGGAATACTCACAATTACTAGATTGGGGCTTGCGTTTGACCTTTATTTTAGCCGCGCCTGCCGCAGTCGCGCTGGCCGTGTTGGCTACACCTTTGGTAGCGACGCTGTTTCACTATGGAAAATTTACCGCGATTGATGTTGCGATGACGCAGCAAGCACTGATTGCCTACAGTATTGGTTTGCTGGGTTTGATTCTTGTCAAGATTTTAGCGCCCGGTTTTTATGCGCGGCAAAATATCAAGACGCCGGTAAAAATCGCGATATTCACTTTGGTGACAACACAGTTGATGAATCTGGCTTTTATCTTTGGCTTGCATTTAAATCATGCCGCTTTAGCGTTGGCAATTGGCTTGGGCGCTTGCATCAACGCTGGACTACTTTTTTATCATTTACGTAAATCGCAGGTTTATAAGCCGCAAGCGGGCTGGTTGTTTTTCTTGATTAAACTATTTTGTGCGTTGGGCGTGATGGCTGTGGTGCTGTATTTTGCAATGGGCGATGCCAGCGATTGGTTGCATTTTGGATTGATGAAACGCTTGCTTTATATTAGTGGTTTGATTGCACTAGGCGGACTCAGTTATTTTGCAACGTTATTTTTGCTAGGTTTTAGGCCGCGAGATTATATGCGTCGAGTGAAGCATTAA
- a CDS encoding prepilin peptidase has protein sequence MFDFLIPLSDLLRAEPIVFVTVSVIFGLMVGSFLNVVIHRLPIMMENTEEAYFQQRQAAVASLSEAELNALPQPPKYNIVTPRSACTKCGHKISALENIPIISYLILGGKCKGCKTKISVRYPLIEALTGAVIGAAAYVYGYGGATFFIFTFIFALIALTFIDLDTFLLPDDIVLPLLWLGLLFNLNTGFTDLQSAVIGAMAGYMVLWLVFWLFKLVTGKEGMGYGDFKLLAAIGAWFGWQILPAVILLSSVAGALIGIGLILFKGKGRNTAIPFGPFLALGGIAALFFGQQLASFYLPH, from the coding sequence ATGTTTGATTTTTTAATACCGCTATCTGATTTACTACGCGCCGAACCAATTGTTTTTGTGACAGTTTCAGTCATATTTGGCCTGATGGTTGGTAGCTTCTTAAATGTGGTGATCCATCGCCTGCCAATCATGATGGAGAATACAGAAGAAGCGTATTTTCAGCAGCGCCAAGCCGCTGTAGCCAGTTTAAGCGAAGCTGAATTGAACGCATTACCTCAGCCGCCAAAATATAATATCGTCACGCCACGCTCTGCCTGCACCAAATGTGGGCACAAAATAAGTGCATTAGAAAATATTCCGATCATCAGCTATTTAATATTAGGCGGAAAATGCAAAGGCTGTAAAACGAAAATTAGCGTGCGATATCCGTTAATAGAAGCATTAACTGGCGCGGTAATTGGCGCAGCCGCGTATGTTTATGGCTATGGCGGCGCGACGTTTTTTATTTTTACATTTATTTTTGCGTTAATCGCACTCACGTTTATTGATTTAGATACTTTTTTACTGCCAGATGACATCGTTTTGCCACTACTTTGGCTTGGGCTTTTATTCAACTTAAATACAGGATTTACGGATTTGCAATCCGCTGTAATCGGTGCAATGGCTGGTTATATGGTTTTATGGCTTGTATTTTGGCTATTTAAACTAGTCACAGGCAAAGAAGGCATGGGTTACGGTGATTTTAAATTGTTAGCTGCAATCGGCGCTTGGTTTGGCTGGCAAATATTGCCTGCTGTTATCCTATTAAGCTCTGTAGCTGGCGCATTGATTGGCATTGGCTTGATTTTATTCAAAGGCAAAGGTCGCAATACAGCGATTCCATTTGGGCCATTTTTAGCACTTGGTGGCATTGCAGCACTATTTTTTGGCCAGCAACTGGCTAGCTTTTATTTGCCGCACTAA
- the proB gene encoding glutamate 5-kinase — protein MSQSLLNNTKTLIVKVGSSLVTNNGEGLDRAAIAAWAAQISALVKQGKQVVLVSSGAVAEGMQRLGWKKRPVEVNELQAAAAVGQMGLVQMYESCFALHGLHTAQILLTHDDLSDRKRYLNARSTLKTLLALNVIPIINENDTVVTEEIRFGDNDTLAALVANLIEADTLVILTDQQGLYSADPRKDKTAQFINFETAGNLDLEKMAGGAGSNVGTGGMLTKILAAKRAAKSGAHTIIASGREPDVLLRLSKGEAIGTHLKAAQIKTLAKKQWLADHLRLGGKLVLDSGAVKVLKTDGKSLLPIGVIEVQGRFERGDVVSCVNESGIEVARGIVNYNSSDTRRIKRSASSEIEHILGYVEESELIHRDNLIII, from the coding sequence ATGAGCCAATCATTACTGAATAATACCAAGACTTTAATTGTAAAAGTCGGCTCTAGCCTTGTCACAAATAATGGCGAGGGTTTGGATAGAGCTGCGATTGCAGCTTGGGCTGCACAAATCAGCGCGCTGGTTAAACAAGGTAAGCAAGTTGTGCTGGTTTCAAGCGGCGCAGTGGCAGAAGGTATGCAGCGACTTGGATGGAAGAAGCGTCCAGTTGAGGTAAATGAGCTACAAGCCGCCGCGGCGGTAGGGCAAATGGGTTTAGTGCAAATGTATGAAAGTTGTTTTGCGCTACACGGTCTGCACACCGCACAAATTTTGCTAACGCATGATGATTTATCCGATAGAAAACGTTACTTAAATGCGCGCAGTACATTAAAAACCCTGTTGGCTTTAAACGTGATTCCAATTATCAACGAGAACGATACGGTAGTGACGGAAGAGATTCGTTTTGGTGATAACGACACCTTGGCCGCACTGGTTGCGAACTTGATTGAGGCCGACACGCTGGTGATATTAACCGATCAGCAAGGGCTTTACTCTGCTGACCCACGCAAAGATAAAACGGCACAATTTATCAATTTTGAGACTGCTGGAAATCTTGATTTAGAAAAAATGGCTGGTGGCGCTGGCAGCAATGTTGGCACTGGTGGCATGTTAACTAAGATATTGGCAGCAAAACGTGCAGCTAAAAGTGGCGCGCATACGATTATTGCATCAGGCCGAGAACCAGATGTTTTGCTGCGATTGAGTAAGGGCGAAGCAATCGGCACGCATTTGAAAGCGGCCCAAATTAAAACACTAGCAAAAAAACAATGGTTGGCTGACCATTTGCGCTTAGGTGGTAAATTAGTGTTAGATTCTGGCGCGGTAAAAGTGCTAAAAACAGATGGGAAAAGTTTACTGCCAATTGGCGTGATTGAAGTGCAAGGACGTTTTGAACGTGGTGACGTGGTTTCATGCGTGAACGAGTCTGGTATTGAAGTGGCACGTGGTATTGTGAATTATAATTCGAGCGATACACGTCGCATCAAACGTAGCGCAAGCAGCGAAATTGAACATATTTTGGGTTACGTAGAAGAGTCAGAGTTAATCCATCGAGATAACTTAATCATTATTTAA
- the cgtA gene encoding Obg family GTPase CgtA — translation MKFIDEATIKVYAGDGGNGVATFRREKYEPMGGPNGGDGGKGGSIYAIADRNINTLVDYRYTRTFRGQRGENGRGAECYGAKGEDTILRVPVGTVISDKATERMIVDLDAHGRKVLLAKGGNNGLGNVHFKSSINRSPRQCTKGEPGEEFELYMELKVLADVGLLGMPNAGKSTFIRSVSAAKPKVADYPFTTLHPNLGVVRVDAERSFVIADVPGLIEGAAEGAGLGHQFLRHLARTSLLLHLVDIAPFDEATDPVAEAKAIVNELKKYDEALYNKPRWLVLNKTDMLQDSKDVVKKFVKDYGWKGPVFAISAISGVGCKELTYAMMDHLDEVKKAALEVETTEIASLEQVKNEPIITE, via the coding sequence ATGAAATTTATTGATGAAGCAACGATTAAGGTCTACGCAGGAGATGGCGGCAATGGCGTTGCCACGTTCAGGCGCGAAAAGTATGAGCCAATGGGCGGGCCTAACGGCGGTGACGGAGGTAAAGGCGGTTCAATTTATGCTATTGCTGACCGTAACATCAATACGCTAGTCGATTACCGCTACACGCGAACCTTTAGAGGGCAGCGCGGCGAAAATGGTCGCGGCGCAGAGTGTTACGGTGCAAAAGGTGAAGATACTATTTTGCGTGTGCCAGTGGGCACAGTTATTTCAGATAAAGCCACTGAGCGTATGATCGTTGATTTAGATGCGCACGGTCGCAAAGTATTGCTGGCAAAAGGTGGCAATAACGGTTTAGGTAATGTGCATTTTAAATCGTCTATCAATCGCTCGCCGCGTCAGTGTACTAAAGGTGAGCCGGGCGAAGAGTTTGAGCTTTATATGGAGCTTAAAGTGTTAGCCGATGTTGGTTTGTTGGGTATGCCAAATGCCGGTAAATCGACATTTATTCGTTCCGTTTCTGCTGCAAAACCAAAAGTTGCTGATTATCCCTTCACCACATTGCATCCTAATTTGGGTGTGGTTCGAGTGGATGCAGAGCGCAGTTTTGTGATTGCTGATGTGCCTGGTTTGATTGAAGGTGCGGCAGAAGGTGCGGGTCTGGGGCATCAGTTTTTACGGCATTTAGCGCGTACTTCACTACTTTTACATCTGGTGGATATTGCACCGTTTGATGAAGCTACTGACCCGGTTGCCGAAGCCAAAGCGATTGTGAATGAGCTTAAAAAATATGACGAAGCGTTATATAACAAGCCGCGTTGGTTGGTGTTGAACAAAACCGACATGCTGCAAGATAGCAAAGATGTTGTGAAGAAATTCGTTAAAGATTATGGCTGGAAAGGCCCTGTATTTGCCATTTCTGCTATTAGTGGTGTAGGTTGTAAAGAGTTGACTTACGCGATGATGGACCACTTGGACGAAGTTAAAAAAGCCGCACTTGAAGTAGAAACGACAGAAATAGCGTCACTAGAACAAGTTAAAAATGAGCCAATCATTACTGAATAA